A DNA window from Luteolibacter luteus contains the following coding sequences:
- a CDS encoding YqjF family protein, translating to MLPPNLDQRLAARERPPGRPVMKQRWSRLLFLHWRADPDLLRPLLPRGLHLDLHEGTAWIGVVPFFMERIRPTYLPAVPWLSWFLELNVRIYVHDEEGTPGVWFLSLDCNQPVAVTLARNLFFLPYHHARMHSGGTIAATTYHCRRDGEEGDAVFHYGPKGDLAIAEPGSEQFFLLERYVLFSGDRHDQLFSGRVHHAPYRWAPATCEKWSSLPIKWNGLIEPNAIPESMLWADQVDVDVFPIRRLGTPI from the coding sequence ATGCTTCCGCCCAACCTCGACCAGCGGCTTGCCGCACGTGAACGTCCTCCAGGACGTCCCGTGATGAAGCAGCGCTGGTCGCGCCTGCTCTTCCTGCATTGGCGGGCGGATCCGGATCTGCTCAGGCCTCTTCTTCCTCGTGGCCTACACCTCGATCTGCATGAAGGCACCGCGTGGATCGGCGTTGTGCCCTTTTTCATGGAGCGCATCCGGCCCACCTATCTGCCCGCCGTTCCGTGGCTCTCATGGTTCCTTGAGCTGAATGTCCGCATCTACGTACATGATGAAGAAGGCACACCCGGGGTGTGGTTCCTCTCGCTCGATTGCAATCAACCCGTCGCCGTCACCCTCGCGAGGAATCTCTTCTTCCTCCCCTACCACCACGCTCGCATGCACAGCGGCGGCACCATCGCGGCGACCACCTATCACTGCCGTCGCGATGGAGAGGAGGGCGATGCTGTCTTCCACTACGGACCGAAGGGTGATCTGGCCATCGCAGAACCTGGCTCGGAGCAGTTTTTCCTGCTCGAACGCTATGTCCTCTTTTCCGGGGACAGGCATGACCAACTCTTCAGCGGAAGGGTCCATCACGCCCCCTATCGATGGGCCCCTGCCACCTGTGAAAAGTGGTCCAGCCTGCCCATCAAGTGGAATGGCCTGATCGAGCCAAACGCTATACCAGAATCGATGCTTTGGGCAGATCAGGTCGATGTCGACGTCTTCCCGATCCGTCGCCTAGGCACTCCGATTTAG
- a CDS encoding PQQ-binding-like beta-propeller repeat protein, with amino-acid sequence MRCLLYITILTYGTALAQDGKPAKEQPWHQYGGRADQSKYVDLKQVTPENVGKLEVAWTYAAGDAPYMFNPLIVDGVMYLLGKEESLVALDAATGKEIWSRPGMNGIIKTGLNYWESKDRKDRRLLICRRNMLEAIDARTGETISSFGDNGSTSLKEGLGRDPTAINRVQSTTPGQIFENLIVLGSSPGEGYFTAPGHVRAYDVVTGKLAWTFHTIPQPGEYGYETWPADAYKYIGGVNCWGEITIDEKHGIAFVPLGSPTYDYYGADRIGEGLFGNCILALDARTGKRLWHFQAVHHDLWDYDFCSAPQLITVDHDGKRVEAVAVAGKQGFLYVFERLTGKPLWPIEERPVPQSTMPGEKSWPTQPFPTVVPPFTRHSLSIDDLNPYFSAEKKEQWRKRFAAAKVGLYEPLSDQYETIAVPGAVGGANRGNTAADPERGLVYIITQEYASVYRLKPEQALPSETVPEVSAGIVPPVAIAEGQTPYMTYCSACHGEKMQGRDNVPSLVDVGKRLNFGEFSNTIAVGKGVMPGFPHLEDRALIEIYTAIGGNVNLTEAQSNRERRNDRNRTPRRYPSGVGGPVQNYSSGYGLEHSDLQGPPWSWMVAYDLNKGVIKWRTPLGHDRKIPRPEGKDLGLPIGSQRKGMVVTSTGLIFSTCLDGHVYAYAAETGEKLWSSPLPRNPEGLPAMYEAGGKQFLVICDMGPVIDKDLAKKIPSGYIVYSLSES; translated from the coding sequence GTGCGTTGCCTGCTTTACATCACGATTTTGACCTATGGAACGGCGCTTGCCCAAGACGGCAAGCCAGCCAAGGAGCAACCATGGCACCAGTATGGCGGCCGCGCGGATCAATCGAAGTACGTCGATCTGAAACAGGTCACGCCGGAAAACGTCGGGAAGCTGGAGGTGGCATGGACCTACGCCGCCGGCGATGCCCCTTACATGTTCAATCCCCTCATCGTGGATGGGGTGATGTATCTGCTCGGAAAGGAAGAATCGCTCGTCGCCCTTGACGCCGCCACGGGCAAGGAGATCTGGTCGCGCCCCGGCATGAACGGGATCATCAAGACCGGCCTCAACTACTGGGAGAGCAAGGATCGCAAGGATCGCCGCCTGCTAATCTGCCGCCGGAATATGTTGGAGGCGATTGATGCCCGGACCGGTGAAACCATCTCCAGCTTTGGCGACAATGGATCCACCTCGCTGAAGGAGGGGCTGGGAAGAGATCCCACCGCGATCAATCGCGTGCAGAGCACCACACCCGGACAGATCTTTGAGAATCTCATCGTGCTCGGCTCATCTCCCGGAGAGGGCTACTTTACCGCACCCGGGCATGTGCGCGCCTATGACGTCGTCACCGGGAAGCTGGCGTGGACCTTTCACACGATCCCCCAGCCCGGCGAGTATGGCTACGAGACCTGGCCTGCCGATGCCTATAAATACATCGGCGGTGTGAACTGCTGGGGAGAGATCACCATCGATGAGAAGCACGGCATCGCCTTCGTGCCTCTGGGATCACCCACCTACGATTACTATGGTGCGGACCGCATCGGGGAAGGCCTCTTCGGGAACTGTATTCTGGCTCTCGATGCGCGCACCGGAAAGCGGCTCTGGCATTTCCAAGCCGTGCACCATGATCTGTGGGACTACGATTTCTGCTCGGCCCCCCAATTGATCACAGTCGATCATGATGGGAAGCGGGTCGAAGCCGTCGCCGTCGCGGGAAAGCAAGGCTTCCTCTATGTCTTCGAGCGCCTCACCGGCAAACCGCTGTGGCCGATTGAGGAACGCCCGGTCCCGCAGAGCACCATGCCGGGCGAGAAGTCATGGCCCACACAGCCATTTCCGACCGTCGTTCCGCCTTTTACGCGCCACTCGCTGAGCATCGACGACCTGAATCCTTACTTCTCCGCCGAGAAGAAAGAGCAATGGAGGAAGCGCTTCGCCGCGGCAAAGGTGGGCCTCTACGAACCGCTCTCGGATCAATACGAGACGATCGCGGTGCCGGGTGCCGTGGGCGGCGCGAATCGCGGCAATACCGCGGCCGATCCGGAACGCGGCCTCGTTTACATCATCACCCAGGAGTATGCCTCGGTGTATCGCCTGAAGCCCGAGCAAGCGCTTCCCAGCGAGACCGTGCCGGAGGTATCCGCCGGCATCGTGCCACCGGTCGCCATCGCCGAAGGCCAGACACCCTACATGACCTACTGCAGTGCCTGCCATGGCGAGAAGATGCAGGGCCGCGATAATGTCCCTTCCTTGGTGGACGTCGGCAAGCGGCTCAACTTCGGGGAATTCAGCAATACGATCGCCGTAGGCAAGGGCGTGATGCCTGGCTTCCCGCACTTGGAGGACCGGGCGCTCATTGAGATCTACACCGCCATCGGTGGAAACGTGAACCTGACCGAGGCCCAGTCCAACCGCGAGCGCCGCAATGATCGAAACCGGACCCCAAGGCGCTACCCATCCGGAGTCGGCGGTCCGGTGCAGAATTACAGCTCCGGCTATGGCCTGGAGCATTCCGACCTGCAGGGTCCGCCGTGGTCGTGGATGGTCGCCTATGACTTGAACAAGGGGGTTATCAAGTGGCGCACGCCGCTCGGCCACGACCGCAAGATCCCACGCCCCGAAGGCAAGGACCTGGGCCTGCCGATCGGCTCGCAGCGGAAAGGCATGGTCGTCACATCCACCGGCCTGATCTTCTCCACCTGCCTCGATGGCCATGTCTACGCCTATGCCGCGGAGACCGGGGAAAAGCTCTGGAGCAGTCCCCTGCCCCGCAATCCCGAAGGCCTCCCCGCGATGTATGAGGCAGGCGGGAAGCAATTCCTCGTCATCTGCGACATGGGGCCGGTCATCGACAAGGACCTCGCGAAAAAAATCCCCTCCGGCTACATCGTCTACTCCCTCTCCGAATCCTGA